AGAGACGGAATGGCTGGCACAGGTCACAAGGATTTTCAAGGAGGAGAGCATTCCCAACCCTAATTCTATACAACCTGATGTATCTGAGACACAGAAACTTCTCAAGAATTTATACCGCAGCAGAACCAAAACATGGTGGAACAAAGCTGCGCTTGAACAGTACCTGACCAGAGATCTGGCACCCAGGGGCCTTCGAGTTCAGGTATGCCCCTCATTCCCTTTGGGAGATGACATCTTAAAACAGAGATGGGAAGATGCCTGTAAATTATGTTCACGTACCTTCATTGAGCTACTAATTGGATATGAAAAGAAGCAATTGGAGGACATAGAGAAGTCAATTGCACCATTACAGGATAAATTGCGACTGATAGGTAGCCCGGAGATGATGGCACGATTTGAACAAGATCTAAACAACGATCAAGCCCGATGGGAAAAAGAAATTCAAGAACAAAAGGCAAAGAAATTTCAGCGTGATATTGCAGATTATCAAAATGAAAGAATATTTCGGTGGCATTATAAACGTAACACCGATCGTTCTGCCTCAAGCTCGGTGACATCTATACGGAGCAATCATTCACAACGTGCTGAGGGCTCAACAGGAGTGGGACAGACGATGATGACATCAAAAACTCCAATTAAACGAAAATATAACAATCTGGACGACTCCAAAAATGGGGAATTAAAGGTAATTAACCTTTCGGATATAGCCTTTTCAGATCCCCAACTGGAACTGCTGTCTCTTGGACTATCTTTTAGTCCTGTGTCTGTATATGACAACTTCACTGCAATTAAGGACACGTTCCTGTTTGCAAGGAAGTTGGTCTACAGAAAACACTTTTCTAAAACATGTTCAAATGATATTTTCACAGCCCCGGAGGAATTGGAGGCGCTTCGAACACTAGAGGAACTACTGATGGAGCAGGAAGGAGGTGAGTCGAAATTTCCGCCCTTCACTCGTGGCCGGTCTGTCACATTTCCGCCCTTGTCCTTGAGCCCGGCAATTGAAACGTTTGTAAAAATGGTGGTGAAGGACTTATTTATCCTCCCCACGAAACGTTCATATGACAACTTGAACCAATCTCAGAGAGTGGCTTTAAAACAATTGAGGGCAATGAAGAAAGTGGTATTTAAGCCGGCGGATAAGGGTGGAAATGTGGTAGTCTGGCCTATCGAGATGTATGAGGCGGAGGCCCATCGTCAATTACGTGACACCGCCTGCTACCGTAGATTGACCTCTAATCCTACCAACGACTACCAAATGCAGATACAGGCCGTTTTGCTGACAGCGGTGGAGTCATCAGTCATTAATAGGACTGTATATAATGGCTTGATAGTGAAGCATCCAATAACCCCCACATTGTATCTACTACCGAAGGTGCATAAATCTTCAACGAGACCTCCGGGTAGACCGATAGTGTCGGGGTGTGGTGGACTGAGCGAACCCATTTGTCGCTTTTTGGATTTCTACCTCAAGCCATGTGTCCAATGTCTTCCATCTTATGTACGTGACTCCACCGATGTGTTAAAGCGGTTGGAGAATGTCCATATGGAAGACGATATGTATCTCGTGACATGCAATGTAGAATCGCTGTATACCTGTATCCAGCATGAACTTGGTTTGAAGGCCTCCAGTTTCTTTTTGCGGACAAGGAATCTATCGCCGGAACTGGTGGAATTCATACTAGTTCTGTTGGATTTTGTACTTACACACAATCACTTCCTTTTTAAAGACCGACACTATCTCCAATTACGaggtgtggcgatgggggcgacttgtgcgccctcatacgcTAACCTATTCTTGGGTCTTTGGGAACGTGAATACGTACAACAGATCATGGATGGGGCGGATGGACAGGTTATATCCTGGATCCGCTTTATAGATGATATTTTGTTTGTTTGGCAGGGATCCAGGAGGGCACTTGATTCATTTTTGGCACAACTGAACGCGAACGACTGGAATATAAGATTAACCCAAACCATTTCCCAAAGTCAAATGACATTTCTGGATATTAACATCAAGATGACCACGGATGGCACTCTATCGACGGCAATTCATCGTAAGGATACCGCTGTAAACGCTTTGTTGCACGCATCGTCCTTTCATCCACAACATCAAAAAAGATCCATACCGATTGGTCAGTTTCTAAGAGCTAAAAGATTGTGTACTACAACAGAGGACTTTGAAAAAGAATCGACTCAGCTTCGACAACGGTTTGCACAAAGGGGATATCACCCTGTGGTTATTGAACGGGGGTATCAGCGAGCTGTCAATACATCACGACAGACCCTCCTTACAACAAAGCCTAAAAAAGTTCATAATGCAGCGGTGGATGAAGTTCGACCAGTCTGCATGATTACGGATTATAGTCCACAATGGAATAACATCAGAAAAACGTTTGTAAAATATTGGCCTGTATTGCAAAGTGATCATGTCCTGAATTCGGTTCTTACCTCGGCCCCCACTCTGGTCTCTAGACGTAGCAGGAATCTTAGTGACATTTTGGTATCTAGCCACTATGTCCCACCCAACAACCAGGAATTCCTGTTTCAGTCTAAGGGACCAAAGTGGGGCTCGACACCGTGCGGACATTGTAGCATTTGCAAGGCTATGGTAAAAAGTGTGTCATTCAGCGATTCAACTGGCAAAGATGTATacaaaattgtgcattttatcaACTGTAGTACCTGTGGCGTCATCTACTACGCAACATGCCCATGTGGGTTAATCTACATAGGCATGACAACGCGTGAATTGCGTATACGCCTTCAGGAACATCAGAGTGATATTCGGATGGCGTCAAAGGTGCCAGCTGATGACAGGGAACGAATACTGAAACTTAAACCAGTTGCACGACATTTTCGGTTGAAACATAATAATCGATGGCAGGACCTGAGGGTTCGTGGCATCGATAGGGTAAATCTAGGATCCCGAGGAGGCGATCTCTTTAGACGACTCGAACAAGTGGAAAGTAAATGGATAATTAAACTTCAAACCCAGGTGCCATATGGGCTGAATGATAAGGTGCCTTTTGCATCTTTCTTGTGAatgcctcctccttgaatttccgtGATCTGTCCAGGTTt
The Bufo gargarizans isolate SCDJY-AF-19 chromosome 2, ASM1485885v1, whole genome shotgun sequence genome window above contains:
- the LOC122925913 gene encoding uncharacterized protein LOC122925913; the protein is MDLRSKETEWLAQVTRIFKEESIPNPNSIQPDVSETQKLLKNLYRSRTKTWWNKAALEQYLTRDLAPRGLRVQVCPSFPLGDDILKQRWEDACKLCSRTFIELLIGYEKKQLEDIEKSIAPLQDKLRLIGSPEMMARFEQDLNNDQARWEKEIQEQKAKKFQRDIADYQNERIFRWHYKRNTDRSASSSVTSIRSNHSQRAEGSTGVGQTMMTSKTPIKRKYNNLDDSKNGELKPRRNWRRFEH